A part of Candidatus Omnitrophota bacterium genomic DNA contains:
- a CDS encoding Rrf2 family transcriptional regulator, whose translation MKLISRNTDYAVRAICHMAQEKNAIVSVTELVRTLKIPHPFLRKILQTLNKKGILESHKGAGGGFILSKDPKKLYLTDIMEAFQGPFKLNECFFKKELCPNRRACFLKHKIDTIEDHMFSELKTITIASIMEGQ comes from the coding sequence ATGAAATTGATATCGAGAAATACGGACTACGCTGTCAGGGCAATATGCCATATGGCGCAGGAGAAGAATGCGATAGTGTCGGTGACCGAGTTGGTCAGGACATTAAAGATACCGCACCCATTCTTAAGGAAGATATTACAGACGCTTAATAAGAAAGGCATTCTCGAATCTCATAAAGGCGCGGGCGGCGGGTTTATATTGTCGAAAGATCCAAAGAAATTATATTTGACAGATATTATGGAGGCTTTCCAGGGTCCGTTCAAGCTGAACGAATGTTTTTTCAAAAAAGAGTTATGCCCAAATAGAAGGGCCTGCTTTCTTAAGCACAAGATAGATACTATAGAAGATCATATGTTTTCGGAATTAAAGACCATAACAATAGCGTCAATAATGGAGGGGCAATAA
- the hcp gene encoding hydroxylamine reductase — MFCYQCEQAAGGTGCTKIGVCGKNEDIQSLQDTLLYGLKGIAAYAYHARELDARNEDVDAFMHEALFKTITNVSFDLNQHLAMVLKCGQMNLKIMEVLDKAHTDRFGNPTPTEVDTGTRAGHGILVTGHDLLMLSDLLEQTEGTGINIYTHGEMLPAHGYPELKKFKHLAGNYGGAWQDQRKEFAAFSGPVIVNTNCVMIPPPNSYLDRLFTVGIPGVPGAKHIEGHDFSVVIKKAKELPVLAAAPGKKILTGFHYTAILGLADKIVGLVKSGKIKRFFLIGGCDGAKPGRNYYTEFAERVPMDCVILTVACGKYRFNKLDFGNIEGVPRLIDLGQCNDAYSGVQVALALAKVFNCDVNDLPLSFVLSWFEQKAVAILLTLLSLGIKGIRIGPTPPAFITPNVFKVLQEKFDLKLIKTPEEDLKEILKK; from the coding sequence ATGTTTTGTTATCAGTGTGAACAAGCAGCTGGCGGTACAGGATGCACTAAGATAGGGGTTTGCGGAAAGAATGAGGATATACAGAGCCTTCAGGATACGCTTCTGTATGGGTTAAAAGGGATAGCGGCTTACGCGTACCATGCCAGAGAGCTGGACGCGCGCAATGAAGATGTCGACGCGTTTATGCACGAAGCGCTTTTTAAGACGATTACAAACGTGAGTTTCGATCTTAATCAGCACCTGGCGATGGTATTGAAGTGCGGCCAGATGAATTTGAAGATAATGGAAGTTCTCGACAAAGCGCATACAGATAGATTTGGCAACCCTACTCCTACCGAAGTCGATACTGGTACAAGAGCCGGCCACGGCATACTTGTTACAGGACATGATCTTCTTATGCTGTCCGACCTTCTTGAGCAGACGGAAGGTACCGGCATAAATATTTATACCCACGGAGAGATGCTTCCCGCGCACGGTTATCCCGAGTTAAAGAAATTTAAGCATCTTGCGGGAAACTATGGCGGCGCGTGGCAGGATCAGAGGAAGGAATTTGCCGCCTTTTCAGGCCCTGTAATAGTAAATACCAATTGCGTAATGATACCCCCGCCTAATTCATATCTTGACAGGCTCTTTACCGTAGGGATACCGGGAGTGCCGGGCGCCAAGCATATAGAGGGTCATGATTTCTCCGTCGTAATAAAAAAGGCAAAAGAGCTTCCGGTGCTTGCGGCAGCGCCGGGCAAGAAGATATTGACCGGATTCCACTATACGGCTATTCTTGGCCTTGCCGATAAGATTGTGGGGTTGGTAAAGTCGGGTAAGATAAAGAGGTTCTTCTTAATAGGCGGATGCGACGGAGCGAAGCCGGGAAGAAATTATTACACAGAATTTGCCGAAAGGGTCCCGATGGATTGTGTAATACTTACAGTTGCCTGCGGCAAGTACCGTTTCAATAAATTAGATTTCGGCAATATCGAGGGAGTGCCAAGGCTTATAGATTTAGGTCAGTGCAATGATGCATATTCAGGTGTTCAGGTAGCGCTGGCGCTTGCGAAAGTCTTTAATTGCGACGTGAATGACCTGCCGTTATCTTTTGTTCTTTCGTGGTTTGAGCAGAAAGCGGTGGCAATTCTCTTAACGCTTTTATCTTTAGGGATAAAAGGCATCAGGATAGGCCCTACGCCCCCGGCCTTTATAACGCCCAATGTATTCAAGGTGCTGCAGGAGAAGTTTGACCTTAAATTGATCAAGACGCCGGAAGAAGATCTGAAAGAAATACTGAAGAAGTAA
- a CDS encoding 4Fe-4S binding protein has protein sequence MAKRKIIKIDEEKCNGCGLCIPNCPEGALQIIDGKARLISDLFCDGLGACIGHCPQGAINIEEREAQKYDEKRVMENIVKQGKNTIIAHLSHLKEHNEFGYLKEAMDFLVAKGIKMRPGDLMNTIHPSRGGCPGSKVIDSRRKEASKKDKAAVQKNQSQLETWPVQLKLVPAFAPFLNGADILIAADCVGFAYPDFHEDLLKGRILLVGCPKLDDVVYYKEKITQIISNNDIKSITYAHMEVPCCFGLLPAIKDAIAESGKKVPFEDVTISIKGERLK, from the coding sequence ATGGCAAAGAGAAAGATAATAAAGATCGATGAAGAAAAATGCAACGGCTGCGGGTTGTGTATTCCGAACTGCCCTGAAGGAGCGCTGCAGATAATAGACGGTAAGGCGCGGCTGATAAGTGATCTATTTTGTGACGGACTGGGTGCCTGCATCGGCCATTGCCCGCAGGGCGCTATTAATATAGAGGAAAGAGAGGCCCAGAAGTATGATGAAAAGAGGGTAATGGAGAATATCGTAAAGCAGGGTAAAAATACAATAATAGCGCACTTAAGCCATCTTAAGGAGCACAACGAATTCGGTTATTTGAAAGAGGCTATGGATTTTCTTGTGGCAAAGGGCATAAAAATGAGGCCAGGTGATCTTATGAATACAATTCATCCTTCCAGGGGCGGGTGTCCCGGATCGAAAGTTATTGATTCAAGAAGGAAGGAAGCTTCAAAAAAAGATAAAGCGGCTGTCCAAAAAAATCAGTCGCAACTGGAGACATGGCCGGTGCAATTAAAGTTAGTGCCGGCTTTTGCGCCATTTTTAAACGGAGCCGATATCCTTATAGCGGCAGATTGCGTGGGATTCGCCTATCCCGATTTTCATGAAGACTTATTGAAGGGCAGGATTTTGCTCGTTGGGTGTCCGAAATTGGATGATGTCGTATATTATAAGGAGAAGATAACCCAAATAATAAGCAATAATGACATAAAGTCCATAACATACGCGCACATGGAAGTTCCGTGTTGTTTCGGACTTCTCCCGGCAATAAAAGACGCGATAGCCGAGTCCGGTAAAAAGGTGCCGTTTGAAGACGTTACAATAAGTATAAAAGGTGAGAGGTTAAAATGA
- a CDS encoding NifU family protein translates to MKDKVEAALKKIRPMLQADGGDIELVDVTKDGVVKVKLTGACGCCPMSQMTLKNAVEQRLKKEVPGIKEVVAA, encoded by the coding sequence ATGAAAGACAAAGTGGAAGCTGCACTAAAGAAGATACGTCCGATGCTTCAGGCAGACGGTGGCGATATAGAACTTGTCGATGTCACAAAAGACGGAGTTGTCAAAGTAAAACTTACCGGCGCATGCGGCTGTTGTCCGATGAGCCAGATGACTCTGAAGAACGCCGTAGAGCAGAGACTGAAAAAAGAAGTGCCCGGTATAAAAGAAGTGGTCGCGGCATAA